CAATAAACTTTGCCTTCCTGGTTCGTCACTCGAAGATAAGAGGCTACACCATATGCCCTCTCCGAAGCatcagaaaaatgatgcaactGATACTCCATCACCTCACCAAAGTCATGAGGTTTTAGGCACCTGCTGATGTTGAAATCCTCCATAAGTGGTAGATCTCTCTTCCAGTTCAGCCAGCTGTCACGTTGCTTCTCTGGTAATGGGTCGTCCCAGTCCAGTTTCATTGCTGTGAGCTCTTGCAAAATAACCTTTGCATTCAACACATATGGACTCGCAAATCCATACGGATCATATACCGAGCAAACCTCACTCAGCACTCCACGACGGGTACATGGCTTGTGCTTCGGTGTGATTCCATATGTCATGGTGTCAAGTTCAATGTTCCATTTCACACCCAGGGCCCTCTCAATTGGTAATGCGTCATAAGTCAAGTCAAGTCCTTCCACCTCCTTTGCCCTGTCATGAACAGGCACAGACTCCATCACCTTTGGGCTGTTGCTCAGCCATTTAGTTAGGTTGAAGCCTCCCCCTTTCAGCATTCTCTTCAGCTCATCTACGAGCTGAACTGCTTTATCCTCTTCCTTCACAGACACCAGGCAGTCATCCACATAGAAGTTGCGCTTCACCACGTTTACTGCTTCTGGGGAGAACTCCGCATCCTGGTCTTCACTGGTACGCCTCAGAGCAAAGCTGCACACACTGGGACACCAGGTCCCTCCAAAGAGGTGTACACACATCCTGTATACCTCGGGTTGCTTCTCCACATCTCCTTCCGGCCACCAGAGAAATCTCAGCAAATCTCTTTCATCAGGTGGGACTCGCACTTGATTGAACATGGCTTTGATGTCCCCCATAACTGCAATGGGCTCCTGGCGAAACCTCAAGAGAACACCCAGAAGTGAGTTTGTCAAATCAGGACCTTGTAAAACAGCATCATTCAATGATCTTCCCAGGAAGGTAGACGCACAGTCAAACACAATCCTTGTCTTCCCTGGCTTGTTGGGGTTCTCAACGGGATGATGAGGAAGATACCAAACAGGGTCGCATGAACCTGCATTTTCTTCCGCTACTTTCTCAGCATATCCTTCCTCGACCAAATCTGTCATGGCCTTGGTATATCGTCTGTGTAGATCCTCATCTCTTCTTAATCTCCTACCAAGACTCTGCAGCCTCCTTTCAGCCACACTCATGTTGTCAGCCAGCTTTGGGGGTCTCTCCTTAAAGGGTATGGACAACTGGTAGTGACCATCTTCCTTTTGGATACTCTCATCCCAGACATCCAGAGCCCTCCTGTCATTTACAGACATACACTTAGACTGGTCTGCTAGAGACTCTGTCGACTCAAGTGACCAAAACCTTTCCACTTGAAGCTCCAAATTCGCGTCCCTGGAAATAAAGCTTGACGATACGTCTTGGTCACTGTGGTGGTTCCCAACTGGTCCATTCACGGTCCAACCTAGCACAGTCTTCACGGCATAGATGTCCTCAGCCTTACCACGTCTGACATCTAGGGGTACCAATGCCTCTGGGACATCTTGACCGATGAGAAGCATCACGTCTCGAGGGCTGGCCTTAGGGACATCTACATCTGCCAAATGTGGGAATCGCTCAGTGTCGCTCACATCAACGATGTGTGAACGGCTCACATTGATTTGTTCCTTCGCATACACATGAGGAAGATTCAGCCTGTTCCCAGTTGACAGACTTTCCACTTCAAGGCTGACTGTCTTGCACGTTATCACACTACTGGACCTATCCAATGTTGACATCGACAGCTTCTGAGTTCCCCCCTCAGCCTCGACCTTCCTAGTCAGCTCTGTAGTACAAAACGTTGAAGTCGAGCCACTGTCTAAGAGGGCGTAAGTGTCAAAGTAAGTGCCCTTTCCCTTGGCTCTCACTCTTACTGCCACTATAGGAAGTGCAATCTTGCTGCCGGCCCCTATGACGTTGCTAGCCATCTCTCCTACCCGAGCTGATGAGTGATTACTAGCTTCACCTGCTGTAGATGATGACCGGGGTTCATCACGACGCGTCTCCTGAGCATTTGGTGGCAATGCATTTCTACCAGGCTGAGAAGGCTGTCTTGGAAGATgcaagaattttgtgtgtttcttgcCACATCCTTTAACCGTACAAACACGGTTGACCTTGCATCCGTTGGCACCATGGCCCTTCTTCAAGCAGTTAAAACAGAGCTTCTCGTCTTTGGCCAACTTCAGTCTTTCATCTGGCTCCAGCTGTTTGAACTGTTCACATCCAAACAAGGTGTGATTCCCCTTGCATTTAACACAAGGCCTCGTTTTGACATCTCCGTCATCAGTGCTCGCTGTAAAGACTCCCCTATGACCCTTGCTGGATGCCCTCTTCTTCATGGACGGTGTCTTAGAAACATCTCTCTCTAGCAACCTTCCAAAGACCGGATCGTTTTCTTCCTTGGCCACCTCCTGCAAGAGGGTAACCAGGTCGCTGATGGAAGGAAGTCTTCGGTCTTTCCGAGCGGTACTAACCACCTTCAACCACCTAGCTCTTAGGTAATACGGCAGCCTTTCCGTGACTTGTAGAAGAACACGCTGTGAGGTCAATTCGGAACGCTGACCGATTGCCTCCAGCGTCCGCACACAGATGAGGATCTCATCCGCCATCTCTCCAAGGCCACGTCGATCTTGAGGACTGATCCTCTTTCCCTCGGTTACCTTCCGTAACCATGCATCGGCTATTAGCACAGGATCACCGTACTTCTCTTGGAGAATACTCTTAGCTTTATGATACCCCTCCGACGCCTTCATGATCAAACATGGCTGAAGAAGCCTTCTCACATCTCCTGCGCAGTAGCGAAGTAAGCGGTCAAGCTTGACCGCATCGCTCACGG
Above is a window of Diadema setosum chromosome 4, eeDiaSeto1, whole genome shotgun sequence DNA encoding:
- the LOC140227597 gene encoding uncharacterized protein, with the translated sequence MSHTDIDEDLAAKLIVKERGAVPVMNSVESADGGVLHHDINPEDSVSQCGRSSTSSTSSRLKAMAKRAALEVEAAALAQRQEYELEELRLKQRKAQLALRIELQVAKAQEQVYQQDDAAQEGPPIEPPVVHASTPSRPAAAVNAVERPREDETLPYPPSERDAVFLELLQQGQQQQQRLLESVSLPQIDLERYDGNPLKFHEFWRGFENCVDQTTVSDAVKLDRLLRYCAGDVRRLLQPCLIMKASEGYHKAKSILQEKYGDPVLIADAWLRKVTEGKRISPQDRRGLGEMADEILICVRTLEAIGQRSELTSQRVLLQVTERLPYYLRARWLKVVSTARKDRRLPSISDLVTLLQEVAKEENDPVFGRLLERDVSKTPSMKKRASSKGHRGVFTASTDDGDVKTRPCVKCKGNHTLFGCEQFKQLEPDERLKLAKDEKLCFNCLKKGHGANGCKVNRVCTVKGCGKKHTKFLHLPRQPSQPGRNALPPNAQETRRDEPRSSSTAGEASNHSSARVGEMASNVIGAGSKIALPIVAVRVRAKGKGTYFDTYALLDSGSTSTFCTTELTRKVEAEGGTQKLSMSTLDRSSSVITCKTVSLEVESLSTGNRLNLPHVYAKEQINVSRSHIVDVSDTERFPHLADVDVPKASPRDVMLLIGQDVPEALVPLDVRRGKAEDIYAVKTVLGWTVNGPVGNHHSDQDVSSSFISRDANLELQVERFWSLESTESLADQSKCMSVNDRRALDVWDESIQKEDGHYQLSIPFKERPPKLADNMSVAERRLQSLGRRLRRDEDLHRRYTKAMTDLVEEGYAEKVAEENAGSCDPVWYLPHHPVENPNKPGKTRIVFDCASTFLGRSLNDAVLQGPDLTNSLLGVLLRFRQEPIAVMGDIKAMFNQVRVPPDERDLLRFLWWPEGDVEKQPEVYRMCVHLFGGTWCPSVCSFALRRTSEDQDAEFSPEAVNVVKRNFYVDDCLVSVKEEDKAVQLVDELKRMLKGGGFNLTKWLSNSPKVMESVPVHDRAKEVEGLDLTYDALPIERALGVKWNIELDTMTYGITPKHKPCTRRGVLSEVCSVYDPYGFASPYVLNAKVILQELTAMKLDWDDPLPEKQRDSWLNWKRDLPLMEDFNISRCLKPHDFGEVMEYQLHHFSDASERAYGVASYLRVTNQEGKVYCSLVMARTRLTPLKRVTIPRLELMAATLAVRVDSMLRRELDFNLKESVFWSDSTIVLQYIKNVEKRFHTFVGNRIAVIHEGSEPKQWRYVDTRQNPADDVSRGMTAEQLMNSDRWVNGPIFLWSEEELWPGSHAWDDVSLDGDPEVKSKDKAGVYMSAEVEGAASMSKLLEHYSSWHRLKKAVCWLRRYLKWLRCRFAHGTESISGESTSGNLTVEEMKEAEEKILQYVQSVNFPDEISSLQADQNDDARQGQSCKYVKKTSSIYKLDPRMINGLLRVGGRLGRSVLPEDAKHPIILRSDSHVAKLILREIHETLGHSGKNHILSRLNQKYWIPAAGSVIRGLLARCVVCRRQRGKVLVQKMADLPADRLTPDEPPFSRVGIDYFGPFELKRGRSVVKRYGVLFTCLSVRAVHLEMADSLDTDSCINAIRRFIARRGNVREIRSDNGTNLVGAERELRAAIHSWNQAQIHETLLQKNIKWTFNPPAASHQGGVWERQIRTLRKLLCSLVRQQTLNDDSLHTLFCEVEGIINSRPITGVSTDVNDVEALTPNHLLLLNASSTPPPVATSEADNYARRRWRQVQFLADTFWTRWRREYLPRLQERQKWATSQRNVHVGDLVLVVDEHSPRNVWPLGRVLQTWPDEKGFVRQCEVKTRTSILRRPVTKLCLILEADS